CGAGGGCTTCACACAAGCCCACAGAACTGCACCTCtgccaacctcaaccctcaagaagaggaggaactcccaggaaaactcaTTGAGGCAGTGGATGTTAGAAACCATGTGAGGGGCAGTTCATTGAGGgctgccctcctccagagacggctggtgacagagaggtgcagaccagaGGGTAAACACAGTGATGCACCAGTTGACTGCGGAGGATGAGCTGTGACCCCTCCAGAAGCACAGCTGTGAGTGGGAAGGGactgacacagctgtagcccagagaggaggactgacacagctgtagcccagagaggagagggactgacacagctgtagcccagagaggagagcgactgacacagctgtagcccagagaggaggaggactgacacagctgtagcccagagaggagagcgactgacacagctgtagcccagagaggagagggactgacACAGCTAtagcccagagaggagagggactgacacagctgtagcccagagaggagagggactgacacagctgtagcccagagaggagagggactgacacagctgtagcccagagaggaggaggactgacacagctgtagcccagagaggagagcgactgacacagctgtagcccagagaggaggaggactgacacagctgtagcccagagaggagagcgtctgacacagctgtagcccagagaggagagggactgacacagctgtagcccagagaggaggaggactgacacagctgtagcccagaggAGAGCGactgacacagctgtagcccagagaggagagggactgacacagctgtagcccagagctGTAGCGacagacacagctgtagcccagagtTGTAGCGacagacacagctgtagcccagagctGTAGCGacagacacagctgtagcccagagaggagagggactgacacagctgtagcccagagctGTAGCGacagacacagctgtagcccagagaggagagcgactgagacagctgtagcccagagaggagagggactgacacagctgtagcccagagaggagagcgactgacacagctgtagcccagagaggagagggactgacacagctgtagcccagagaggagagggactgacacagctgtagcccagagaggaggaggactgacacagctgtagcccagagaggagagcgactgacacagctgtagcccagagaggagagggactgacacagctgtagcccagagctGTAGCGactgacacagctgtagcccaaAGCTGTAGCGacagacacagctgtagcccagagctGTAGCGacagacacagctgtagcccagagaggagagcgactgacacagctgtagcccaaAGCTGTAGCGacagacacagctgtagcccagagctGTAGCGacagacacagctgtagcccagagaggagagcgactgacacagctgtagcccagagaaGAGAGCGactgacacagctgtagcccagagaggagagggactgacacagctgtagcccagaaaggagagggactgacacagctgtagcccagagctGTAGCGactgacacagctgtagcccagaggagagggactgacacagctgtagcccagagaggagagggactgacacagctgtagcccagagctGTAGCGacagacacagctgtagcccagagtTGTAGCGacagacacagctgtagcccagagctGTAACGacagacacagctgtagcccagagaggagagggactgacacagctgtagcccagagctGTAGCGacagacacagctgtagcccagagctGTAGCCCAGAGCTGTAGCGacagacacagctgtagccTAGAGCTGTAGCCCAGAGCTGTAGCGacagacacagctgtagcccagagctGTAGCGAAagacacagctgtagcccagagctGTAGCGacagacacagctgtagcccagagctGTAGCGAAagacacagctgtagcccagagctGTAGCGacagacacagctgtagcccagagaggaggactgaCAGAGCTGTAGCGacagacacagctgtagcccagagctGTAGCGacagacacagctgtagcccagagaggaggactgaCAGAGGCGTAgcgacagacacaaacaagagACAAACGACTGTCAGACAAGATGGAGGCTGAAAGCTGGAAATgtcaaaagagaagaaaaataaatcaaaataattgtCAGTTATATAAACGCTTTGATGCACAGTGTGGCGCTCTGTCTCCTAGTTTGGGTATTGCAACTAACAATTTAaaccttgtgctgccttcgggtcacgaaccatcgttgtgttgcgccaattttacccaatacaaaaacaaataaagcaTTTTATTTCAACCTTCGCGATGTGGGGGGTCAaagacagcccgacggttaaaagaaaacgcttcactttgtttttgtatgcggtacagttgtcgcaacacgacagtgggtcagaatgacccgaagataacacaggGGTTAAACAGAGGCGCTTCTTCATCGAGGAAAGGAGAATGCTCAGTGGAGCGAGCCAAACACCTGTGACATCACCAACAGGCATGACTGACAGGTGACAcctgtgagagggggggggggtgggggttagggttagtgttgaTAATGAAGTGACAACGGCAATAAAAGGTATTGATTGAAGAAACCCGCTCTCATGActgtcccctcacctctctgacACCCAGGACCAGACAAGGTGTAGAAACGCCTCACTCCTGAGCAGCGCTCTTCAGGAAATGAGCATCCAGTGACTGGAGTTCTTTATTCACATGAAACATGTACAGTATCACAGCgtttaacacacacagagagtcatGTTCCTGGCTGATACGTTTGTGCGCCAAAAAAACGTTTGTTTcagaggctgtgtgtttgtgtgcttgtgtgtgtttgtgtgtgtttgtgtgtgtgtgtgtgtgtggtattagGTGTGCAGGGGCAGGTTCTGTggaggttctgcaggcaggttCTTCTGGCTTTCTACTTCTTGTTCCACTACAGGAGCTTTGGCACCTGccgcagagacagacacagaaaaagaaagagaaaaaggtaAATATTTTGTTAATGAAAGCAACACAGTTGTAATATTCCATTAAACGTCATCTAAACATCACATTAACTTCCATCTCAAATCAACAACTATTTAAGAGTTCTTCGTTTACCTTGGTCCTCCAGTTTCTGCATGTCTTGGTGGAACTGCAGTTCTCCATTGGGGCCAGTAGGGGGCGGTAGCTCTGGCGCCTGGGGGTCCTTCTGTCTCTGAGACATCTCTAACACGGCCTAAGAGAACCAGGGGCCATCACAAACACATCAACAGGATTTCCTGGCTGGGGtatctcctctcacacacacactgctacaccAGGGGACAGGACATACTGCCCTGTGACACAGTAATTCTTAGCTTTGGTTTCCCTCAGATCAGTTCAGTGAATCATTGAGAATTGTTCCATTTTCCACATTTGTGATTATAGTATAATCAGGATACTGTCAAGAAGAATCGTAGATCATATATTTTAGGACTTATTTATGATGGATTTatgatggagtcagatggctgagcggtgatggagtcgggctagaaatcaaaaggttgccggattgattccccgccgtgccaaatgacgttgtgtccttgggcaaggcacttcaccctacttgcctcggggggaatgtccctgtacttattgtaagtcgctctggataagagcgtctgctaaatgactaaatgtaaatgtaatgtaaatgattgAAGATAATTTTTGATGGTTTAGAAGATGTATTATGTTTACATAATTGATTCTTGGTTTAGATGAGTTATTATAGGTTTAACATATTTAAAATAAGTTTATCTTATTTGTTATTTGTTGTGTTACAGCTGGCTCATGAACCTGAGGAGAGTTTTACAGCTGGCTCATGAACCTGAGGAGAGTGTTACAGCTAGCTCATGAACCTGAGGAGAGTGTTACAGCTAGCTCATGAACCTGAGGAGTGTGAGTCAGAGTTGAGTCTGGCTGCAGGGGAGAGTGAGTCAGGGTTGAGTCTGGCTGCAGGGGAGAGTGAGTCAGGGTTGAGTCTGGCTGCAggggagagtgagtcagagttgAGTCTGGCTGCAggggagagtgagtcagagttgAGTCTGGCTGCAggggagagtgagtcagagttgagtctggctgcagggagagtgagtcagagttgAGTCATGCTGCAggggagagtgagtcagagttgAGTCTGGCTGCAggggagagtgagtcagagttgAGTCTGGCTGCAggggagagtgagtcagagttgAGTCATGCTGCAggggagagtgagtcagagttgagtctggctgcagggagagtgagtcagagttgAGTCATGCTGCAggggagagtgagtcagagttgAGTCATGCTGCAggggagagtgagtcagagttgAGTCTGGCTGCAggggagagtgagtcagagttgagtctggctgcagggagagtgagtcagagttgAGTCATGCTGCAggggagagtgagtcagagttgAGTCTGGCTGCAggggagagtgagtcagagttgAGTCTGGCTGCAggggagagtgagtcagagttgAGTCATGCTAAAGAGGAGAGTGAGTCCGAGTTGAGTCATGCTGCAGGGGAGAGTCTACCTGCTGGTACTCCCTGCGCTGGGCCTCCAGGGCCttgcctctctccttcagcaGGTCCTGCTCCTGGTGCAGCGCAGCAGCCCGCCGCCcaagctcctcctccttgtcccgTAGCTCCGCCTCAAACCTCTGGAGCTCCGCCTCCGTGTACACGGGCTTGGTGTCGTCCAGAGTCTGGGGGGCAGGAGGCGGGGTTagacctgctcacacacacaccattagccATCTCCCACACCCTCACCTACCTCCCATACACTGGCCACACCCTCACCTACCTCTCGTACACTGGCCACACCCTCACCTACCTCCCACTCCTTAACACTGTTCAACTCTTTCTTCTCCGTTGATCTGAGGAACTCGTCCATGCTGACGAGGCGATCTTGATTGACGTCAAcctgtcaacacacaaacacctaagAAAATAACGAAGAAAACTCAAACCGATGGCGTATTCAGAAGAATCTTTCCATAGCATGGTGTTTGGTAGTGGGGCCCAAGGTGTTGAGAGCTGGACCGGGAGTGTAAAGACTGACGTTCTTCATGACGTGCTCCCGCATGCGGAGCCTCTCCTCGCCCATCTCCACCATGTCGTCCTCCTCGTTTTTGGGGTCGTACATCTTCTCCAGCTGggcggagaagggaggggggttaaatacacacacatgcatacacacacacatacacacacacacatacaggagccATCTCCGTGTTACCTCCTTGGTGAACAGGGCCTCCAGTTCCTGCTCGTCTAAAACTCCATCTCCGTTCGTATCTGAAAGCGGAAGACAGATCACCTGTGGTTAGGGTTACCTCTGTCACCAAGAAACAGTGTTGTGTCCCGACAGAAAACACAGGGTGTGATGGGTCCTGACTGACCGTGGAGTTTGAAGAAGGTCTTTGGGTTGAACTCTTGAGGGTCCAGACCATCAGTTTCCTGCCACACCTCACGCAGCTGAGCTACACTgccctgaggagggagagagaggtagaggtagagagagagagagagagagagagagatgatgacgatgatgacgatgagatgatgatgatgagagaAGATGACGACAGACAGGAACTATGTCGGCTTCTGCTTCAACTTCCACTGCTGACGTATATAAAATTCCCCGTGCCTTGCGTTCCTCTCACCGGAGCGTTGATCCTGGGGTGCTGGCGGTGTTTCTCCTTcaactcctccatcctcctctcctccttctccctcttctcctggtCCAGACCCTTCAGGTACTCGCGTCTCTCATGCTCCTTCAGCATCTCGTAGCGTTTGAACTCCTCGTGTCTCTCCGCGTCGTAGTTCTCCAGGTCCTTGGTGGCCTGGCGTGGGAGAGATGGACTTAGACACATTCTGGGAGGGTTAGAAGCGTTTGGTGTACACCAGTTTCTGGCTGGCTGCCTGAATTCACTACCGTTGAGATGAGCAGCTCGAGGTCTTTGGACTCAAACGTGTTCTGGTTGTGTGGATCCAGGTGCTCAAACTGCTTCAGCAGAGACGCATGGTCCATCTGCAGGCCTGGAAGACACATGTTGGAGACTCACAGTGCAGACACGTGTTGTgtacgtacagtacacacacacacactggctgagGAGCTAGCAGGGGTGGTTCTAGACCTTTTCAGAAAAGAGGGCCAAGCTGGGGTCAGTTGTGCTGTTacaggggccagttacattaaacaggAATGTTGTCATGTCCTTTTTGTCACTGAATTGCAGGCATTAACAGGCAAAAGACCATGTGTACAACAATTCAAACTCAACATTTAGGGGGAACACAAGGGGGTCCAACATTTAGGGTTGTCACACATAGCTTAGCTTATTGTTACAGAGgcactgcccccccctgccccccccccccctagaagTACCCCTGCCAGCAGAGCAGACTCACTCTGGGTGTTGGCACTgtccccccctggccccccctctaGAAGTGCCCCTGCCAGCAGAGCAGACTCACTCTGGGTGTtggcactgccccccccctgccccccctctagAAGTGCCCCTGCCAGCAGAGCAGACTCACTCTGAGTGTTGGCACTATCCAGCTTGGCCTTGAGGAGCATCCGGAGTCGAGACACCTCCTGCCTCTTCAGCTCGTCCAGACGAGTTCGTACATGGTGACCCACCAGGTCCAGCTCCTTACTCAGACGCCCATtctgacggacggacggagagAGTTAagcacatttacacacaaagacaaaataGCATTCAATGGCAGACACCATAACCTGAAGATGTCTGAAAGTAGGTGTGGATCTCTCGGGGGCAGAGTGGCGATGAAGGAGAGGGCTGTTAGAGGGAGCCTCACCTTGATGTCTTCTGTGTTGGCTGTCTGTAGTTTCTCTCTGAAGTGAGGGTCTGTCTCCAGCACCTCGATCACCTCCCTCAGGTACCTGTCATAGTACAGGCCTGtgtcctggagacagacaggggagctTCTACATCCTGGACAACTGGGGGGTTCagctggggccagttgtacAGGTACATTTAGGGGGGCCGCAAGGGGGTCTGAGCTTGTTGTCACAGGGGGactacccccccctcctcccccccctttgGATTCCCGCCACACTAAAACCCACTTGCCAAAAAGCAACACATGTAAACACTCCTTCAACCCCTAAGCCATTTCACTCTTTAGCTCCAACATTTAACTGTAATATCAGCTCATCCACCCAGCCATATAGGGTAAATATTTCTTAGATTGTATCGTTTTTAATACATTGGATACTTATGTACTTTATGTTTGTTATTGTACTTTTCCTTCGTATATtgtgtgacactgtgtgtgttaatcattgtttgtggttgtgttttGCAGCAACACAACCAGCTGCCCCTTGTGGGAACAATAGAGTTCTACTTGCTtggttactcacacacacacacacacacacacacatatttaagaCAGTAGAGTTGTACCACATTGTCCTCTGGAGGCTGCTGGGTGTCCGGGGAGACCTTGCGGTCGATAGGCACCGCCCACAcctccagagagacagacaggagcagtAACCAGCGAGGGTCCACGTACATCCTCcttcagagaaacacaaacatgaatTCTGGCGTTGTACCGAAATCGGTGAACTATCGAAAACTGACAAGGGGGCGCTGTTCTAATGTCTTGACCATGTTAGTGTTAAGGTAAAGGTTAGGGCTCGAACATATGCTGGACAGTATGGCAAGCCGAACAGCGACCACCAGTCACAGATTTCCTTAAGTCACCGGTACAACACCTGCAACTGTCAAGCATTTTTTATAGAAATCAGCATCGCCCAGTGTGGATGCTTTAATGCATGCTGAAAGCAAATCACCGCTAGGCGCTACAGGAATAACAGACTCCTTAACTACTTGGCTGTAATCGACAATGATGGAGCTATATCATCTGACATTGATGATGCAAGTTCTGTCTTGCTTAGACATTTGGGGAATAATACATTGAATATAATTTAATTGAAAGGACTCCTCACGAGTTAACAATGCTCACAACATTTCAGCACATATTTCACAAAACGAGGATCGTTGTATGAAAATCAATGTGTGACGCACCATGACAAAAAAAATGTAGTCTGACAAAAACTAACGCTAAACTGCACAAAGATTAGATGTGTTTCTTCAGCATTGCGGTGAAAAGGAAGCTGCGGTCAGTACAAAATCTACTGTGTGAAAGCAGCTAGCCTACGTTGTCGTCAATCGCAGTGTCATAAAACAATATGTTTACTGGTCTATTGGCCAAGATGTTTCTTTTAACACGTTACCCTCAACCGTATTACTAATCAATGTTGACATTGGTCGTTTTTTCTTACCCTACCTAGTCGATGTCAATTCTTCCGTTCAGCTGCTGTATATTTGTCTGTTCGATGAGGCTTGTTTGCGGTGGGTAAAAAGTGACGTCAAAAACAAGCGACGGCGTCTCCTTATCTCCCTAGTTTTCTCACCACAGCAGGCAAAGTTGTGAATCAAGCTGGAGGTATGTACACTGAAATGTGTGGCATTTTACATTTGATCAGTTTTTCAGGTTCAAAGCCGCCTATTGGGGTTCTACATACATATTCTGTCATTTTAtcaaaaaattatattttcatGAAATGTGAGGGCTGTGGTTGCTTTCGGCAACGAAAATTATGACTAAATATCGTCGTCAACGAACCTTTATTAAGTGACGAAAACGAGACGCAACGTAAATGCTGGTGATGTGACAATTTTTGAGGAGAGGGAAATCTTTTGCAATATTTCAGCTATATAAATGATCCTATATGAAATGATGTCAGCTTCTGCTTTGCTTTACACCAATTGTAACCTGCTTCAAACTTAAATAAAAAACGTGTATttgtaaatgtctaaatgtctaaatgtaaatgtgtaactAACTTAAATATCTCTCTTCTGTTTTCTTCTTCCAGAGAACTACAGAGACACTCAACAAGAGAGAAACAGGCTTCCAGAGACTACacaccagacaggaccctgagagaccagagaacaaagagaggtcTGAGTTATGAAGACACATCAGTGTGACAcctgtgggaagagcctttcctcatccaggaACCTCAAGCAGCACAtgatgatccacactggagagaagccctacagctgtgacctctgtggtaaatccTTTAACCAGGCTGGAAATTTCAGagctcacagcaggatccacactggggagaagccctacagctgtgacctctgtggtaaaaccttttgCCACGCTGGCAATTTCAGATCTCACCTCAAGAACCACACAGTAGAGAAGCCTTAcaactgtgacctctgtggctaTAGTTGTAAAACAAACAGCAGTCTGAAAAGCCACATGGCTATCCACTCCGTAGAAACACCATACagttgtgacctctgtgggaaaacctttagccgggctGGCCATTTAAGATCTCACAGCAGAattcacacaggagagaagccctacagatgtgacatctgtggtaaaacctttagccaggcttgCAGTTTAAGagctcacagcaggatccacactggagaaaagccgtacagctgtgacctctgtagTCAAACATTTAGCCATGCTGGCAATTTAAGATCTCACTGCAAGACCCACACAGGacagaagccctacagctgtgacctctgtggtaaaaactTTAGCCATGCTGGCAATTTAAGATCTCACCGCAAGACCCACACAGGACAGAAGCCCTacatctgtgacctctgtgggaaaACCTTTAGGCATGCAGGTACTCTCACtattcacagcaggatccacactggagaaaagccctacagctgtgacctctgtggtaaaacttttagCCGGGCATGTACTCTCACTCTTCACAGCAGGAGccacactggggagaagccttacagctgtgacctctgtggtaaaacctttagccatgcttcCAGTTTCAGAAATCACAGCAggacccacactggagagaagccctatagctgtgacctctgtggtaaaaactttagccaggctggcaatTTAAGATCTCACCGCAAGACCCACACAGGacagaagccctacagctgtgacctctgtggtaaaacctttagccggtcTGACACACTTACTCTTCACCGcaagatccacactggagacaagccctacagctgttcactttgtgGGAAAACCTTTACCGGGGCGTCCTCTTTCAGAGTTCACAGCAGGactcacactggagagaagccctacaggtGTGACCTCTGTGCGAAAACCTTTAGCCGGTCAGATAAACTCAGCCGTCACCGCACAGCCACACATGTAaggatcagtgacctatgcactttgtaaagttctctcttggaagtcgctttggataaaagcgtctgctaaatgaataaatgtaaatgtgtaaatgtaagGACTTCTGTCATGAACTAATGACTAGCAAGGCGACAGTAaattacacaatgaggtgtgagagcCATACAGTAGAGACTGTCCAGTAACTCCAGATTTTAGCACAtgaaaggtggggggggggggggggggggcagggtgacacccagcctAACAAAGCGATAATAAggagtcagaatcagaatgggttttaatcgccatgaaagtttgcacagacaaggaatttgctttggcaggaaggtatatacattcaacatataggaatctgtGGTCTAACTGTACTAAAGGTACAACGTCTCACTAATCCTAAGTGGCTAAATTATGTAAAATTTAAATGAAAAATACTAAATATAAAATAaccataaaatacaatatagaaatggtacaaaaaatacaaatagtgcaacaacaacaaaaaaaagtgtaaaaacaaaaaaacaaagtgTAACAATTGGAATATGACAATGTGACATGAATGAATAATGCaaataaatgaaaacactcAAAACATCATGAAACTATCAGCATTGCAATGTagtaaacaacaataaaaaatgaatgtgtgtgtgtgtcttgtcatgttggactgtagatctggtgttactgcacGTGCTGTCCCAGTAGGTGTAGGCCAGTAGTTCTTCGAACTGTGGGTCATACAGAAGTtctctcaggtggtgactgctgggacagCTCGGCCCCAGACATCACTGCTTTGGTTTGTTTTATATTGTGGATACGCAGGTGCCTCTTCAGATGGTCATTTCTTTTACATAAATAGTCACAGTGTgggcagctgtagggcttctctccagtgtggatcctgcggtgactGCTAAGATTAGCGgtacggctaaaggttttaccacagacgtcacatctgtagggcttctctcctgtatgGGTCCTGCTGTGCTTCTTCAAATCACCAGTGGAGAAGAAGGTTGCATCACAGATGTCACAGTTGTAGGGCTTCTttcctgtgtggatcctgctgtgaattTTGAAACTGTAGAGCCGGCCAAAGgtttgaccacagaggtcacagctgtagggcttctctccagtgtggatcctgctgtgagctCTTAAACTGTCAGACTGGCTaaatgttttaccacagaggtcacagatgtaaggcttctctccagtgtggctcCTGCTGTGAGATCTTAAGGTGCCAGAccggctaaaggttttcccacagaggtcacagctgtagggcttctttcCAGTGTGGGTCCTGCTGTGAAGAGTGAGAGTATCtgcccggctaaaggttttcccacagaggtcacagctgtagggcttctctcgagtgtggatcctgctgtgattTTTCAAAGTGGAAGCATGtctaaaggtttgaccacagtggtcacagctgtagggcttctctccagtgtgggtcaTCTCGTGTTGCTTGAGGcctggatgaggaaaggctcttcccacaggTGTCACACTAATGTGTCTCCAAAACTCgggtctctctttgttctctgtctggtctctctgagtcctgtctggtgtctctggaagcttgtttctctctggttgaaTGTTTTTCTGGTTGAttctctctggagccttaagaTGTCCTTTCTGTCTAGTTTCCGCCCACgatcaagtatgattggccaACAGGGGATCTGTTGGAAACAGTTCCAAGTTAATGAACATTCAGCCTTCACAAAAAGGGACATCTGCCGTCTGTCATAATGTCCACTATGCATATGTAATGTGGATCATTAGGTCAGCAGTGTGTGTCTCATTTGCATTTTGTGaagatgtgaagacaaaaacattctTAGCTCACATCAAGTGCAAACCATGGCCGTCTGCAGTGTCTTGAATTCATACATCACCTTCATCCAAATACAATgtcaattgctgccacgttcttcTTTTGGCTATTATTCTCCTCTTCAGAATATGGTCTAGTGATAAGCTGAGGCGCTGAGGCGCTGAcgcttttaggagtggggacagagacagattcaaggagtcgaagaacaggtttagcaaggagATGAGacaggctaaacgactgtactcagaggCTTAAAcaccagttctctgctaacgacccTGCTtttgtctggagagggctcaggcagatcaccaactacacgcccagagcccccccccctccactaacgactcccacCTGGcaaacgacctgaatgagttctactgcagatttgacAGACAGTTGGTCTGACCTGGACAACCCCTCCCCACACTAGATGCCTCTAAAATGAAGCTCGCAAAACGTTACATGTTGACAATGAATAAAGAGAAAAACATCATTTAAAACGATGAAAGAAACTAAATTAACATACTGCATTTACTCATACAACTGAATGCTGAGGTACAAAACAGTTTTACGCATATGAAGACAATTTAAATAAAGATATAAAAGGAGCTATTGTTAGGGCAGCTTACCATTGAAACCCCACCTTCAGACTGTGAATCATTTCAGGGTTCACCGCTAAAGTCTTCAGGGGTGCGGCAGAGCCCGCCCCCAATACACATAACcaggtctccatggcaaccacacCTCTACAATAAATCTCCGGAAAATGAACTCATTTAAATAAGATAAAAGCAGTATAAAACGAATATTGAAATAATTTAACAGGGACAATGATTGCAAGTGAAATCATTAACTCTGCTACACCTCAAAGCCATCACGGAccctctcctggaccccctgcagtttgcctacagaggtaacaggtctgtggacgacgcaGTTAACATGGTCCCCCAACAGCACCTGGACCCTTCAACatcatcatccccgccctgcttcaggacaaactctcccagctgaacgtgcccgattccacctgcaggtggatcacagacttcctgtctgacaggaagcagtgcgttaagctgggaacacaaggcTCTGACTCTCAGTCCATCAGCACCAGGCTGCGTcatttctcctctgctcttctccctgtacaccaacagctgcacctccagtcatcagttcatcaaactcctgaagattgcggacaacaccaccctcattgggctcatctctggaggGGATAAGTCTGACTATAGGTTGGAGGCTGACAACCttgtgtagccagaacaacttagagctcattgctcttaagacagtggagatggttgtggacttggaaaacagcccca
Above is a window of Hypomesus transpacificus isolate Combined female chromosome 17, fHypTra1, whole genome shotgun sequence DNA encoding:
- the nucb1 gene encoding nucleobindin-1 encodes the protein MYVDPRWLLLLSVSLEVWAVPIDRKVSPDTQQPPEDNVDTGLYYDRYLREVIEVLETDPHFREKLQTANTEDIKNGRLSKELDLVGHHVRTRLDELKRQEVSRLRMLLKAKLDSANTQSLQMDHASLLKQFEHLDPHNQNTFESKDLELLISTATKDLENYDAERHEEFKRYEMLKEHERREYLKGLDQEKREKEERRMEELKEKHRQHPRINAPGSVAQLREVWQETDGLDPQEFNPKTFFKLHDTNGDGVLDEQELEALFTKELEKMYDPKNEEDDMVEMGEERLRMREHVMKNVDVNQDRLVSMDEFLRSTEKKELNSVKEWETLDDTKPVYTEAELQRFEAELRDKEEELGRRAAALHQEQDLLKERGKALEAQRREYQQAVLEMSQRQKDPQAPELPPPTGPNGELQFHQDMQKLEDQGAKAPVVEQEVESQKNLPAEPPQNLPLHT
- the LOC124479669 gene encoding zinc finger protein 239-like, translated to MTHTGEKPYSCDHCGQTFRHASTLKNHSRIHTREKPYSCDLCGKTFSRADTLTLHSRTHTGKKPYSCDLCGKTFSRSGTLRSHSRSHTGEKPYICDLCGKTFSQSDSLRAHSRIHTGEKPYSCDLCGQTFGRLYSFKIHSRIHTGKKPYNCDICDATFFSTGDLKKHSRTHTGEKPYRCDVCGKTFSRTANLSSHRRIHTGEKPYSCPHCDYLCKRNDHLKRHLRIHNIKQTKAVMSGAELSQQSPPERTSV